One genomic segment of Ehrlichia chaffeensis str. Arkansas includes these proteins:
- a CDS encoding TAXI family TRAP transporter solute-binding subunit codes for MKKVLIVYVFIISVLFNNAIASSDDSLNREYILIGTGSMTGVYYPIGGSICRFIASDYGKDNKIICSISSTTGSVYNLNSIRYSNMDISIVQSDLEYYAYNGLGFYEKMLPMDNLRMLASLHKEYLTIVVKKSSNISVIDDIKGKRVNIGSPGTGVRVAMLKLLGEKGWTKKDFSVMAELKSSEQAQALCDNKIDVMVDVIGHPNASIQEASATCDIKFIPLDDRLIDDLHAKYPYYQKDIISGGLYNDSPDIQTVSVKASLVTTTELSNDLAYKIVKSIATHLRELRSITGALKTLTVQDMAKSSITPMHDGAERYYKEIGAIK; via the coding sequence ATGAAAAAAGTGTTAATTGTGTATGTATTTATTATTAGTGTACTTTTTAATAATGCAATTGCCTCGTCAGATGATAGTTTAAATAGAGAATATATTTTAATTGGTACTGGTTCTATGACAGGGGTATATTACCCTATAGGAGGTAGTATTTGTAGATTTATAGCAAGTGATTATGGTAAGGATAATAAGATTATTTGTTCTATTTCTTCTACTACTGGAAGTGTATATAACCTGAATTCTATACGTTATTCGAATATGGATATAAGTATTGTTCAGTCAGATTTAGAGTACTATGCGTATAATGGTTTAGGGTTTTATGAAAAAATGCTTCCGATGGATAATTTGAGAATGTTAGCATCTCTGCATAAAGAGTATCTTACTATTGTTGTTAAAAAAAGCTCCAATATATCAGTTATTGATGATATAAAAGGCAAAAGAGTTAATATTGGTAGTCCTGGTACTGGGGTAAGGGTAGCAATGTTAAAATTATTAGGAGAAAAAGGTTGGACTAAGAAGGATTTTTCTGTCATGGCAGAATTAAAATCATCAGAGCAAGCTCAAGCTTTATGTGATAATAAAATTGATGTAATGGTAGATGTGATTGGACATCCTAATGCTTCAATTCAGGAAGCATCTGCAACTTGTGATATAAAATTTATTCCTTTAGATGATAGATTAATAGATGATTTACATGCTAAGTATCCCTATTACCAAAAAGATATTATCAGTGGTGGGTTATATAATGATTCACCAGATATACAGACTGTGTCAGTGAAGGCATCGCTGGTTACTACTACAGAGTTAAGTAATGATTTAGCATATAAGATAGTAAAGTCTATAGCAACTCATTTACGAGAACTTCGTAGCATTACTGGGGCTTTAAAAACTCTTACTGTGCAAGATATGGCAAAGTCAAGTATTACTCCTATGCATGATGGTGCTGAACGTTATTATAAAGAAATTGGAGCTATAAAATAA
- a CDS encoding triosephosphate isomerase produces MSLLIVANWKMYGDFLTFSSFTKELSANLVNVKADVEVVLCPPFIACSKIVDCAPNIKLGAQNCFYESEGKYTGEVSAKMLYSCGCSYVIVGHYERRSIFYESDYCVQLKAKSAIDAGLIPIICIGETLLDRENGMLKNALLDQCYNSFPKHGEFVIAYEPVWAIGSNTIPSIDMITESLDIIRSYDSKSNIIYGGAVNQSNIKDVIAINQLSGVLVGSASLKVSSFCDIIYGAVNVRQN; encoded by the coding sequence ATGTCATTGCTCATCGTTGCTAATTGGAAGATGTATGGTGACTTTCTTACTTTTTCCTCTTTTACAAAAGAATTAAGTGCTAATTTAGTTAATGTAAAGGCTGATGTAGAAGTGGTATTGTGTCCACCTTTTATTGCATGTTCTAAGATAGTTGATTGTGCTCCCAATATTAAACTTGGTGCACAGAACTGTTTTTATGAATCTGAAGGGAAATATACTGGGGAAGTTAGTGCTAAAATGTTGTATAGTTGTGGTTGCAGTTATGTAATAGTAGGTCACTATGAGAGAAGAAGCATATTTTATGAATCTGATTATTGTGTACAGTTGAAGGCAAAATCTGCAATAGATGCAGGGTTAATTCCAATTATTTGTATTGGGGAAACTTTGTTAGATAGAGAAAATGGTATGTTAAAAAATGCTTTATTAGATCAGTGTTATAATTCTTTCCCTAAACATGGTGAGTTTGTTATAGCTTATGAGCCTGTATGGGCAATAGGAAGTAATACTATTCCTTCTATTGATATGATAACTGAATCTTTAGATATTATAAGGTCGTATGATAGTAAATCTAATATTATATATGGTGGTGCAGTGAATCAGAGTAACATAAAGGATGTTATTGCTATAAATCAATTGTCTGGTGTATTGGTTGGTAGTGCCAGTTTAAAGGTAAGTAGTTTTTGCGATATAATATATGGTGCTGTAAATGTGAGGCAAAATTAA